A window of Polaribacter litorisediminis contains these coding sequences:
- a CDS encoding T9SS type A sorting domain-containing protein, with protein MIKKLPIILFFMISFGLSSQTNTINIDWSFNSTPTASGNANSSRTIEVGDTVIWNWYSGGTHNVNSLDGAEENFESEFFGNGGTFSFTFTRVGVNDYQCDSHPGSMFGRITVVAEGVLSTQSFDNLGTITMYPNPAETNLNFDFQIQNIDKLDIKIFNLLGKEVLSKQISKNDASVMVSNLNSGIYVVRITSLNGENSATKRFVKR; from the coding sequence ATGATTAAAAAACTACCTATTATTTTATTTTTTATGATCTCTTTTGGTCTATCATCACAAACAAATACAATTAATATTGATTGGAGCTTTAATTCAACACCAACAGCATCAGGCAATGCTAATTCCAGCAGAACTATAGAAGTTGGCGATACTGTTATTTGGAACTGGTATTCAGGTGGAACTCATAACGTGAATAGTCTTGACGGTGCTGAAGAAAATTTTGAAAGTGAATTTTTTGGAAATGGTGGCACATTTTCTTTTACATTTACTAGAGTTGGTGTAAATGATTATCAATGTGATTCTCATCCAGGTTCTATGTTTGGTAGAATTACTGTAGTTGCAGAAGGCGTTTTAAGTACACAGTCTTTTGATAATTTGGGCACTATAACTATGTATCCAAACCCAGCTGAAACGAATCTTAATTTCGATTTCCAAATTCAAAATATCGACAAATTAGATATTAAAATATTTAACTTATTAGGCAAAGAAGTATTGTCTAAACAAATTTCAAAAAATGACGCTTCTGTAATGGTTTCAAACCTAAATAGTGGAATTTATGTTGTAAGAATTACTTCTTTAAATGGTGAAAATTCAGCAACAAAACGTTTTGTAAAACGATAG
- a CDS encoding Gfo/Idh/MocA family protein: MNNKTIKWGIIGLGKIANKFATDLATLDNVELVAVASRSKKKATNFAFKHNAKKAYNSYESLAKDPEVDAVYIATPHSFHKQHTILSLQHKKAVLCEKPFAINAQEVAEMVAVAKENDTLLMEALWTYFLPHFKHVLELVENNTFGKLKNLEADFGFYMPYNTESRVFRKEVGGGSLLDIGIYPIFLTLSVLGIPNNIEASATFFENGADSSCSMIFEYADAKAYLKSSLLEETPTEAIFTFEDAVVKIHSRFQEPSKISIFKEGFEEIMDLEVKTIGYDFETKHFNQLLRKGKKESNIMTFEFSENLIKTLDKVRHIIGLEYSVS; encoded by the coding sequence ATGAACAATAAAACTATAAAATGGGGAATTATTGGCCTTGGAAAAATAGCCAATAAATTTGCTACAGATTTAGCGACATTAGACAATGTAGAATTAGTAGCGGTGGCTTCTAGAAGTAAAAAAAAGGCTACTAATTTTGCATTCAAACACAATGCCAAAAAAGCTTATAATTCTTATGAATCTTTGGCAAAAGATCCTGAAGTTGATGCTGTTTATATTGCCACTCCTCACAGTTTTCATAAACAGCATACTATCTTATCTTTACAGCATAAAAAAGCGGTTTTATGTGAGAAACCTTTTGCCATAAATGCGCAAGAAGTAGCGGAAATGGTTGCGGTTGCAAAAGAGAATGATACTTTATTAATGGAAGCTTTATGGACCTATTTTTTACCACATTTTAAACATGTTCTAGAATTGGTAGAAAACAATACTTTCGGAAAATTAAAAAACTTAGAGGCCGATTTTGGCTTTTACATGCCTTACAATACCGAAAGTAGAGTTTTTAGAAAAGAAGTCGGAGGCGGTAGCTTGTTAGATATCGGAATTTATCCAATTTTTTTGACCCTATCAGTGTTAGGAATACCAAATAATATTGAGGCGTCAGCTACTTTTTTTGAAAACGGAGCAGATTCAAGTTGCTCAATGATTTTTGAATATGCCGATGCAAAAGCGTATTTAAAAAGTTCTTTATTAGAGGAGACACCTACCGAAGCAATTTTTACTTTTGAAGATGCTGTTGTAAAAATCCATAGTCGTTTTCAAGAGCCTTCAAAAATATCAATTTTTAAAGAGGGTTTTGAGGAGATTATGGACTTAGAAGTGAAAACAATTGGTTATGATTTTGAAACTAAACATTTTAATCAGTTATTAAGGAAAGGCAAAAAGGAAAGTAATATTATGACTTTTGAGTTTTCTGAAAATTTGATAAAAACTTTAGATAAAGTTAGACACATTATTGGTTTAGAGTATTCGGTTTCGTAA
- a CDS encoding acyl-CoA thioesterase → MTKIKKQFKQISESQVIITQLMLPSHSNFSGKIHGGHILNLMDQIAFACASKHSGNYCVTASVNKVDFLNPIEVGELVTLKASINFTGRTSMVVGLRVISENIRTGKTKHCNSSYFTMVAKDEKGKSAPVPGIILTSKQEIRRFARSIIRQQEGKNRTSRFHSKIFKVDDYLHLFENSNSKIELEKE, encoded by the coding sequence ATGACGAAAATTAAAAAACAGTTTAAACAAATTAGTGAATCTCAAGTAATCATTACACAATTAATGTTACCCTCTCACTCTAATTTTAGCGGTAAAATTCATGGTGGCCATATTTTAAATTTAATGGATCAAATTGCGTTTGCCTGTGCTTCGAAACATTCAGGCAACTATTGCGTAACGGCATCTGTGAATAAAGTAGATTTTCTAAATCCGATTGAAGTGGGCGAATTAGTGACTTTAAAAGCTTCTATAAATTTTACAGGAAGAACTTCTATGGTCGTTGGTTTGCGTGTAATTTCAGAAAATATTAGAACGGGAAAAACGAAACATTGCAACTCCTCTTATTTTACCATGGTTGCCAAGGATGAAAAAGGAAAAAGTGCTCCTGTTCCAGGAATTATATTAACTTCTAAACAAGAAATTAGACGTTTTGCCAGAAGTATCATAAGGCAACAAGAAGGTAAAAATAGAACGTCTCGTTTTCATAGCAAAATTTTTAAAGTTGATGACTATTTACATCTATTTGAAAATAGTAATTCTAAAATTGAATTGGAAAAAGAATAG
- the dnaN gene encoding DNA polymerase III subunit beta yields MKFIVSSSQLLKQLQVLGGVINSNNTLPILDNFLFELSENQLKVSASDLETTMSSIVEVESESTASIAVSARLLLDTLKTFPNQPLTFKTKGKNTIEISSDQGKYDMAYFSGNEFPKAVSLPSPSATIVPAHILGTAISKTIFAAGNDDLRPVMSGVFFQFSPQSLTFVATDAHKLVKYSRTDVTADQTAEFIMPKKPLNLLKGILGGLESDVTIEYNDANAKFTIDNVILMCRLIDGKYPNYEAVIPKENPNKLTVDRASFLNSVRRVSIFSSKTTHQIRLKMAGTELNISAEDLDFANKADERLSCDYQGDDMQIGFNSRFLSEMLNNLNANEVLIEMSLPNRAGILTPIDGTDEGEQVTMLVMPVMLNN; encoded by the coding sequence ATGAAATTTATTGTATCGAGTTCTCAGTTATTAAAACAACTACAAGTTTTAGGCGGTGTTATAAATAGCAACAATACGTTACCAATTTTAGATAATTTTTTGTTTGAATTATCTGAAAATCAACTAAAGGTTTCTGCATCAGATTTAGAAACAACGATGAGTTCTATTGTAGAGGTAGAAAGTGAAAGCACTGCTTCTATTGCTGTTTCTGCACGTTTGTTGTTAGATACTTTAAAAACATTTCCAAATCAGCCTTTAACATTTAAAACAAAAGGTAAAAATACGATTGAAATTAGTTCTGATCAAGGGAAATATGACATGGCTTATTTTAGTGGAAATGAGTTTCCGAAAGCAGTTTCCTTGCCATCACCAAGTGCAACCATTGTGCCTGCACATATTTTAGGAACTGCCATTTCTAAAACTATTTTTGCTGCAGGAAATGACGATTTACGCCCAGTAATGAGTGGTGTATTTTTTCAATTTAGCCCACAAAGCTTAACGTTCGTAGCGACAGATGCACATAAATTGGTAAAATATTCCAGAACAGATGTTACTGCAGATCAAACTGCAGAATTTATCATGCCTAAGAAACCTTTAAATTTATTAAAGGGTATTTTAGGAGGATTGGAAAGCGATGTAACCATCGAATACAACGATGCTAACGCAAAATTTACGATAGATAATGTGATTTTAATGTGTCGTTTAATTGATGGAAAATATCCTAATTACGAAGCTGTAATTCCAAAAGAGAATCCAAATAAATTAACGGTTGATAGAGCTTCTTTCTTAAACTCTGTAAGACGTGTTTCTATTTTCTCTAGTAAAACTACGCATCAAATTCGTTTAAAAATGGCGGGTACAGAACTCAATATTTCTGCAGAAGATTTAGATTTTGCCAACAAAGCAGATGAGCGTTTGAGCTGTGATTACCAGGGTGATGATATGCAAATTGGCTTCAATTCTCGGTTTTTAAGCGAAATGTTAAACAACTTAAACGCGAACGAAGTATTAATTGAAATGTCTTTGCCAAACAGAGCCGGAATTTTAACGCCCATAGATGGTACAGATGAAGGCGAACAAGTAACAATGCTAGTAATGCCTGTGATGTTGAATAACTAA
- a CDS encoding PIG-L family deacetylase, which translates to MKKLLLFIGTFFLISISIFAQKPQKLSTNQIYEKIQKLNFLGTALYIAAHPDDENTRLIAYLANNVKARTGYLSLTRGDGGQNLIGPEIRELLGVIRTQELLAARNIDGGEQFFTRANDFGYSKHPDETLKIWNKEKVLSDVVWAIRTFKPDVIINRFNHETQGTTHGHHTSSAMLSVEAFELANDSTKYSAQLENTSLWQPKRLFFNTSSWFYNDETAFEIASKDFTKLDVGVYYPLKGLSNNELAAMASSQHLCQGFGRVTTRGTQTEYLKFLKGDTLQDTNDIFSGINTTWNRIEGGGEIGAILYDLEENFDFVNPSKHLSKLLVAYQKIQLLEDSHWRKIKEKQIKEIIEACAGLYLEVSANSSSGTPNSKIDVNFEILNRSDVTMVLSSIESSMDEKVFIKEATLFNNKKMTFKETINLKTDQFSDPYWLREPAALGMYTVTDSLFIGKPETPRPAKMNFNLVMEGVPITITKNVVRRYAERDQGEIYEPFEILPLITTKLKNKVLIFSDETPKKVSVVVKAGANFISGTVRLQAPENWQISPNEHTFNIEQKNDEDTVTFLVTAPENESVGKLKVVASANGKEYSKELIEINYNHIPKQAVLLSSEAKVVRLNIEKVGDKIGYIKGAGDAVPESLRQIGYTVEEINPSEINENNLQKYDAIVLGIRAYNVVKELKFKQKFLLAYVKNGGNMIVQYNTNRGVDVKAPYGLKLSRDRVTDELSEVIILDETHELLNFPNKITQEDFNGWVQERGLYFPNYWSQEYTPLFSMKDKGETPKLGSLLMTKYGKGYYMYTGLSFFRELPAGVSGAYKLFANMLSVGKGK; encoded by the coding sequence ATGAAGAAACTTTTACTTTTTATAGGAACATTTTTTTTGATTTCTATTTCAATATTCGCCCAAAAACCTCAAAAATTATCAACAAATCAGATTTACGAGAAAATACAGAAACTAAATTTTTTAGGAACAGCCCTCTATATTGCCGCGCATCCTGATGATGAAAATACACGTTTAATTGCCTATTTAGCCAATAATGTAAAAGCTAGAACAGGATATTTGTCTTTGACAAGAGGTGATGGCGGTCAGAATTTAATTGGTCCTGAAATTAGAGAATTGTTAGGAGTTATAAGGACCCAAGAATTGTTAGCCGCAAGAAATATTGATGGCGGTGAGCAATTTTTTACACGAGCGAATGATTTTGGATACTCAAAACATCCAGATGAAACTCTTAAAATTTGGAATAAAGAAAAGGTGTTGAGTGATGTTGTTTGGGCCATTAGAACTTTTAAACCCGATGTCATTATCAATCGTTTTAATCACGAAACGCAAGGAACAACGCACGGACATCATACTAGTTCGGCGATGTTAAGTGTAGAAGCTTTTGAATTAGCCAATGATAGTACTAAATACAGTGCCCAATTAGAAAACACAAGTTTATGGCAGCCAAAACGACTATTTTTCAATACTTCGTCTTGGTTTTATAATGATGAAACAGCCTTTGAAATAGCGTCTAAAGACTTTACAAAATTAGATGTTGGTGTATATTACCCGTTAAAAGGATTGTCTAACAATGAGTTAGCTGCTATGGCGAGTAGTCAGCATTTGTGCCAAGGTTTTGGTAGAGTTACAACAAGAGGAACGCAAACAGAATATTTAAAATTTTTAAAAGGAGATACTTTACAGGATACAAATGATATTTTTTCAGGAATTAATACTACTTGGAATCGAATAGAAGGAGGTGGAGAAATTGGCGCTATTTTATATGATCTTGAAGAAAATTTCGATTTTGTGAATCCGTCTAAACATCTCTCAAAATTATTAGTTGCGTACCAAAAAATACAATTATTAGAAGACAGCCACTGGCGAAAAATTAAAGAAAAGCAAATCAAAGAAATTATTGAAGCTTGTGCCGGATTGTATTTAGAAGTTTCAGCTAATAGTTCTAGCGGAACTCCCAACTCTAAAATAGATGTTAATTTTGAAATATTAAATAGAAGTGATGTTACCATGGTTTTAAGTTCCATCGAATCTTCTATGGATGAAAAAGTATTTATTAAAGAAGCGACTCTTTTTAACAATAAAAAGATGACCTTTAAAGAAACCATCAACTTAAAAACAGATCAATTTTCAGACCCTTATTGGTTAAGAGAGCCTGCAGCATTAGGAATGTATACGGTTACAGATTCTTTGTTCATAGGGAAACCGGAAACACCAAGACCTGCTAAAATGAATTTTAATTTAGTGATGGAAGGTGTACCAATTACCATCACTAAAAATGTAGTAAGAAGATATGCCGAACGTGATCAGGGAGAAATTTATGAGCCGTTTGAAATTTTACCTTTAATAACAACGAAGCTAAAAAACAAAGTGCTTATTTTTTCTGATGAAACACCTAAAAAAGTAAGTGTGGTTGTAAAAGCTGGTGCAAATTTTATTTCGGGTACTGTGCGTTTACAAGCTCCTGAAAATTGGCAAATTTCTCCTAATGAACATACCTTTAATATCGAACAGAAAAATGATGAAGACACGGTAACTTTTTTGGTAACAGCTCCAGAGAATGAATCTGTTGGAAAATTAAAAGTAGTGGCATCTGCCAATGGAAAAGAATATAGTAAAGAATTGATAGAAATTAATTATAACCATATTCCTAAACAAGCTGTTTTATTAAGCTCTGAAGCAAAAGTAGTTCGTTTAAATATTGAAAAAGTTGGCGATAAAATCGGGTATATTAAAGGAGCCGGAGATGCAGTGCCAGAAAGCTTACGTCAAATTGGATATACTGTTGAAGAAATTAATCCTTCGGAAATTAATGAAAATAATTTACAAAAATACGATGCCATTGTTTTAGGAATTAGAGCTTATAATGTGGTGAAAGAATTAAAATTTAAGCAAAAATTTTTATTAGCGTATGTAAAAAATGGCGGAAATATGATTGTACAATACAACACCAATAGAGGAGTAGATGTTAAGGCTCCTTATGGTTTAAAATTGTCTAGAGACCGTGTTACGGATGAGTTGTCTGAAGTAATTATTTTAGATGAAACACATGAACTCTTAAATTTTCCAAATAAAATTACACAAGAAGATTTTAACGGTTGGGTGCAAGAAAGAGGCTTGTATTTTCCAAATTATTGGAGTCAAGAATATACACCATTGTTTTCTATGAAAGATAAAGGAGAAACGCCAAAATTGGGAAGTTTATTAATGACAAAATATGGTAAAGGATATTATATGTATACCGGTTTAAGTTTCTTCAGAGAATTGCCTGCGGGTGTTTCTGGTGCATATAAATTGTTTGCCAATATGCTTTCTGTTGGAAAAGGGAAATAA
- a CDS encoding GlmU family protein, with protein sequence MNYILFDGDVRQSLLPFTYTKPVADLRIGILTIREKWEKYLGLTTTTITEEYLEEKYPMVELEENILINSSFCPTKSLVKKVKKLSKNEAIFKGDDVLAFYTSDSQEAVNFEEYTHIEFDEEILQIKNTWDIFALNDKAIQQDFELLTEGRTSQPIPEGVQYINKENIFIEEGAKITFAILNATDGPIYVGKDAEIMEGCVIRGALAMCEHSVLKLGAKIYGATTLGPHCKVGGEVNNSVLMGYSNKGHDGFLGNSVLGEWCNLGADTNNSNLKNNYAEVKLWNYETGRFAKTGLQFCGLMMGDHSKCGINTMFNTGTVVGVSANIFGSGFPRNFVPSFSWGGASGFTEYKTNKVFEVASVVMKRRNLIFDEKEQRILEHVFEETSQYRNY encoded by the coding sequence ATGAATTATATTCTTTTTGATGGCGATGTTAGACAATCGTTATTACCTTTTACTTATACAAAACCAGTTGCAGATTTAAGAATAGGCATTTTAACCATTAGAGAAAAATGGGAAAAATACTTAGGTTTAACCACCACAACAATTACAGAAGAATATTTAGAAGAAAAATATCCAATGGTAGAGTTGGAAGAGAATATTTTGATAAATTCATCTTTTTGTCCGACAAAAAGCTTGGTAAAAAAAGTCAAAAAATTATCAAAAAATGAGGCAATTTTTAAGGGGGATGATGTCCTTGCTTTTTATACTTCAGACTCACAAGAAGCAGTGAATTTTGAAGAATATACCCATATTGAGTTTGATGAAGAAATTCTTCAAATAAAAAATACTTGGGATATTTTTGCTTTGAATGATAAAGCAATTCAGCAAGATTTTGAGTTGTTGACAGAAGGGAGAACGTCACAACCCATTCCTGAGGGCGTTCAGTACATCAACAAAGAAAATATTTTTATAGAAGAAGGCGCAAAAATTACGTTTGCTATTTTAAATGCTACCGATGGACCTATTTATGTGGGTAAAGATGCAGAAATAATGGAAGGTTGTGTAATAAGAGGTGCTTTAGCTATGTGCGAGCATTCTGTTTTAAAATTAGGCGCAAAAATATACGGAGCTACCACTTTAGGACCTCATTGTAAAGTAGGAGGTGAGGTTAATAATTCTGTTTTAATGGGATATTCTAACAAAGGTCATGACGGCTTTTTAGGGAATTCTGTTTTAGGAGAATGGTGCAATTTAGGCGCAGATACCAACAATTCTAATTTAAAAAATAATTATGCCGAAGTAAAGTTATGGAATTATGAAACGGGGCGTTTTGCAAAAACAGGATTGCAATTTTGTGGTTTAATGATGGGAGATCATTCAAAATGTGGCATAAACACGATGTTTAATACAGGAACAGTTGTTGGCGTTTCTGCAAATATTTTTGGTAGCGGATTTCCAAGAAATTTTGTTCCGTCTTTTAGTTGGGGAGGAGCTTCTGGTTTTACGGAATACAAAACCAATAAAGTTTTTGAGGTTGCTAGTGTTGTGATGAAGCGGAGAAATTTAATTTTTGATGAAAAAGAACAACGTATTTTAGAACATGTTTTTGAAGAAACGAGTCAGTATAGAAATTATTGA
- a CDS encoding RNA polymerase sigma factor, translated as MEANQPHITNLVERCKSSDKNAQLQLYNAYYKAMYNSAYRILKDSFEAEDIMQEAFLTAFTKMHTYKGEVTFGAWLKRIVINKSLTQLKKNNRYEEVKMEVIPKDEAEGELLNYKGLNPKSVLNSLQSLKDNYRVVLTLHLIEGFDYEEIAQILKYTNENVRTTVSRAKKKLKQVLLAEHIETQAYGR; from the coding sequence TTGGAAGCTAATCAACCACATATAACCAACCTCGTAGAACGCTGCAAATCGTCTGACAAAAACGCACAGCTGCAACTTTACAATGCTTATTACAAAGCAATGTATAATTCTGCATACCGCATTTTAAAAGATAGCTTTGAAGCTGAAGACATTATGCAAGAAGCCTTTTTAACAGCTTTCACGAAAATGCATACCTATAAAGGTGAAGTTACTTTTGGGGCATGGTTAAAACGAATTGTTATCAATAAAAGTTTGACTCAACTTAAAAAGAACAATCGCTATGAAGAAGTAAAAATGGAAGTAATTCCGAAAGATGAAGCAGAAGGTGAATTGTTAAATTATAAAGGTTTAAACCCAAAAAGCGTTTTAAACTCTTTACAGAGTTTAAAAGATAATTACAGAGTTGTGCTGACCTTACATTTAATAGAAGGTTTTGATTATGAGGAAATTGCACAAATTTTAAAATACACCAACGAGAATGTAAGAACTACAGTTTCGAGAGCAAAGAAAAAATTAAAGCAAGTACTCCTTGCAGAACATATAGAAACACAAGCATATGGAAGATAA
- a CDS encoding sodium:solute symporter produces MDIESKLHAIDWIILSVTLISIVVYGAYVTRKNANVNDYLKGGSDSKWWTIGLSVMATQASAITFLSTPGQAFHSGMGFVQFYFGLPFAMIIICVVFIPIYHKLKVYTAYEFLEGRFDLKTRSLAAILFLIQRGLAAGITIFAPAIILSAVLGWDLLTLNIIIGFLVIIYTVSGGTKAVNVTQKQQMIVIFIGMLIAFFMIVSQLPENITFLNALEIAGASNKMEVLDFSFDLSNRYTVWTGILGGTFLMLSYFGTDQSQVQRYLSGKSVRESQLGLIFNGLLKVPMQFFILLIGVMVFVFYQFNPAPLNFNPGANEQVKNSKYAQEYKNLEAKHIAIENSKKVIFADGFQVKEKPIVQQLNVADLALKDSAKNIIDKVDKENLLEKIESNDKDYVFIHFILNNLPRGLIGLLLAVILSAAMSSTASELNALASTTAMDLYKRNVKEEKSDEHFVKASKWFTLLWGLIAISVACIANLFDNLIQLVNIIGSIFYGNVLGIFLLAFFFKKVNGNAVFKAAVITQILICSIYYFGIYKLESQGLQPIISYLWLNFIGCILVLFFSLSFVFKSINKQSKITLIVTSLAIIKISFDILNDVSLNIIHVVTLIALFFFLGFFNIDKTALNEQ; encoded by the coding sequence ATGGATATAGAAAGCAAATTACACGCCATAGACTGGATCATTTTATCTGTAACGCTAATTTCTATTGTAGTTTACGGAGCCTATGTTACTAGAAAAAACGCCAATGTAAATGATTATTTAAAAGGAGGAAGCGACTCTAAATGGTGGACGATTGGTTTGTCTGTTATGGCAACACAAGCCAGTGCAATTACATTTTTATCAACGCCCGGACAAGCGTTTCATAGTGGTATGGGTTTTGTTCAATTTTATTTCGGATTGCCTTTTGCAATGATCATTATTTGTGTGGTTTTTATTCCGATTTATCATAAATTAAAAGTCTATACGGCCTATGAATTTTTAGAAGGTAGATTCGATTTAAAAACAAGAAGTTTAGCGGCAATTTTATTTTTAATTCAAAGAGGTTTAGCAGCGGGAATTACCATTTTTGCGCCCGCAATTATTTTAAGTGCAGTTTTAGGATGGGATTTACTAACTTTAAATATTATCATTGGCTTTTTAGTGATTATTTATACGGTTTCTGGCGGAACAAAAGCGGTAAACGTAACACAAAAGCAACAAATGATTGTTATTTTTATCGGGATGCTCATTGCTTTTTTTATGATTGTGAGTCAGTTACCAGAAAATATTACGTTTTTAAACGCTCTAGAAATTGCAGGTGCCAGCAACAAAATGGAAGTGTTAGACTTCTCTTTTGATTTAAGCAACAGATACACAGTTTGGACAGGGATTCTTGGAGGAACTTTTTTAATGCTTTCTTATTTTGGCACAGACCAAAGCCAAGTGCAACGTTATTTATCAGGAAAATCTGTAAGAGAAAGTCAGTTAGGGTTAATTTTTAATGGATTGTTAAAAGTACCTATGCAGTTTTTTATATTGTTAATCGGTGTAATGGTTTTTGTTTTTTATCAATTTAATCCTGCTCCATTAAATTTTAATCCAGGTGCAAATGAGCAAGTTAAAAATTCAAAATACGCTCAAGAATATAAAAATTTAGAAGCAAAACATATAGCCATAGAAAATTCAAAAAAAGTAATTTTTGCTGATGGCTTTCAGGTAAAGGAAAAACCAATAGTGCAACAATTAAATGTTGCTGATTTAGCACTGAAGGATTCGGCTAAAAACATTATTGATAAAGTTGATAAAGAAAATCTACTAGAGAAAATAGAATCTAATGATAAAGATTATGTGTTTATTCATTTTATTTTAAATAATTTACCAAGAGGATTAATTGGTTTGTTGTTGGCTGTAATTTTATCGGCTGCCATGTCATCTACAGCATCAGAATTAAATGCATTAGCGAGCACAACTGCTATGGATTTATATAAACGAAATGTAAAAGAAGAAAAAAGTGATGAACATTTTGTTAAAGCTTCTAAATGGTTCACGTTACTTTGGGGGTTAATTGCCATTTCTGTAGCTTGTATTGCCAATTTATTTGATAATTTAATTCAGTTGGTTAATATTATTGGCTCTATTTTTTATGGGAATGTTCTAGGAATTTTTCTTTTGGCATTTTTCTTTAAAAAGGTAAATGGTAACGCTGTTTTTAAAGCAGCAGTTATCACTCAAATATTAATTTGCTCTATTTATTATTTTGGAATTTATAAGCTAGAATCTCAAGGTTTACAGCCTATAATTAGTTATTTATGGTTAAATTTTATTGGCTGTATTTTGGTGTTATTTTTCTCTTTATCATTTGTTTTTAAATCAATTAATAAACAAAGTAAAATTACTTTAATCGTTACCTCTTTGGCCATTATTAAAATTAGTTTTGACATTTTGAATGATGTTTCCTTAAATATAATTCATGTGGTAACATTAATTGCATTATTCTTTTTTCTAGGTTTTTTTAATATTGATAAAACAGCTTTAAATGAACAATAA
- a CDS encoding head GIN domain-containing protein yields the protein MLKKTTFALLLCTISFSVHAQSWGGNNKKIKGNGHVVTINRTTLDYDGIRVGGSFNVVLVEGKEGAISIEGEENIIPYIETEVKGNTLQIQYQKNMNISTTKRLTVTVAYKDIEKVSLGGSGNITNEGTIKANDFSASLGGSGNITLNIDAVEVSTNIGGSGNIKLSGTSNELNCSIAGSGSIKAYELPTNALSATVAGSGSIRATVKTKIKAKIVGSGSIYYKGTPKYIDVKSAGSGDVVDKN from the coding sequence ATGCTTAAAAAAACCACATTCGCTTTACTTTTATGTACCATAAGTTTCTCTGTACATGCTCAAAGTTGGGGAGGCAATAATAAAAAAATTAAAGGAAATGGTCATGTTGTTACCATAAACAGAACGACTTTAGATTATGATGGAATTAGAGTAGGTGGTTCTTTTAACGTTGTACTAGTAGAAGGAAAAGAAGGTGCTATTTCTATTGAAGGCGAAGAAAACATTATTCCTTATATAGAAACAGAAGTAAAAGGAAATACTTTACAAATACAATATCAAAAAAACATGAATATAAGTACTACCAAAAGATTAACGGTTACAGTTGCCTATAAGGATATTGAGAAAGTTTCTTTAGGTGGATCTGGAAATATTACAAATGAAGGTACTATTAAAGCAAATGATTTCTCTGCTTCTTTAGGAGGTTCGGGAAACATTACTTTAAACATTGATGCTGTAGAGGTAAGTACTAATATTGGTGGTTCTGGAAATATAAAATTATCAGGAACATCTAATGAATTAAACTGTTCTATTGCTGGTTCTGGAAGCATAAAAGCCTATGAATTACCTACGAATGCTTTAAGCGCAACCGTTGCTGGTTCTGGAAGTATTAGAGCTACTGTAAAAACTAAAATAAAAGCAAAAATAGTAGGCTCTGGAAGCATTTACTACAAAGGAACACCTAAATATATCGACGTAAAATCTGCTGGATCTGGAGATGTTGTTGATAAAAATTAA